CATGTCACTTGGTGTTTCAACAATGCCACTTCTTTTAAAAACAGATGCTGGCCAAGTATTAATGCCGTTTACAGGTAAAGCATTTAACCCAGGTGCTGGTGGTCTATTAGCTGCCTTAATGATGGGGATTTTAGTAGCTTACTTAGAACGTGCCATTGATAAATTCATGCCACAAATGTTGAAAACATTCTTGACACCATTATGCACACTGATTATTGGAGCATTCTTGTCTGTATTAGTCATTCAACCTGCTGGTGCAGCAATGACTCAAGGAATTTATACAGTATTAAACTTTGTATATGAACAATTAGGCGTTGTTGGTGGTTATATTCTTTCTGCTGGTTTCTTACCAATCGTATCTGTTGGTTTACACCAAGCATTAACACCAATTCACGTTCTATTAAACGATCCAAACGGACCAAGTGCTGGTATCAACTACCTATTACCAATCTTAATGATGGCCGGTGGTGGTCAAGTCGGTGCAGGTTTAGCATTATACTTGAAGACTAAAAACAAAAAATTAAAACAATTAACAAGAGACTCATTACCAGTAGGGATCTTAGGTATCGGGGAACCAATGATGTATGCTGTAACACTTCCTTTAGGAAAACCATTCTTAACAGCCTGCTTAGGATCTGGTGTTGGTGGTGTATTAGCAGTTCTATTCCACCTAGGAACAGTATCTCAAGGGGTTTCAGGTTTATTCGGAGCTTTAATCATGGTGCCAGGAACGCAATTACAATTCTTAATTGCAATGATTGGAGCTTATATCGGAGGATTTGTGATTACATGGTTCTTCGGTGTAGATGAAGATCGTATTAATGAAGTATATGGAAACAAGTAAAAGAAATATTTCTTTTGGGCGCTCCATTTATATCAATCTTGGTGAACAAGTCGTTACACAAGTATTAGAAGAAATGAAAGCCGCGCGTCAAACCGTGGCTTTCACTTCTTTTCAGTTACCAGAACATCCGCTAGAAATAGCAGATATGACACGTCTTGTGGAACTTGCTCGTTCATATGAAGTGGATTTAATCCCAGACATCGCCCATAAAGATCTTACCAAAGAAAATATTGAGGCTCTGAAAAATGCAGGGCTTTCGTACCTACGTCTGGACGAATTTGGGGACGAAGCGTTTATTGAACGTTGCGGTAAGGCGTTTACGCTTGTAGTAAATGCTTCAACATTTACAAATCGAGAATACCAATTGTTAGAGCGACTAGGATTTGCTAAGCAAATCATTGCTTGCCACAATTATTATCCAAAAGTATATTCAGGAATTTCGCTTGAGAAATTCACGGCGATTAATCAAAAATTGCGGGCGCTTGGGGTCAAAGTACTCGCGTTTATTCCAGGAGACGAACCTTTAAGGGGTCCGCTTCATGAAGGATTGCCTACTGTGGAAACACATCGTACTTTGGATACGCGTCTTGCCATTTGTGAACTCATTCGTGCGCATACGGACATGATTTTGGTTGGTGATACATTTATTCATGAGTCAACACAAAAAGTCATGAAGGAATTTCAGGAAGGATTCGTGTCATTAAAGGCGCAAGTACCAGTTGAATTAACAGGAAAAGTGCTTCGTGACCGTATCGATGCCAGTGATTTTGTGTACCGTGTACTCGGTACTCGCGGCTGGACCTTGCTTGGCGGAGAGGTTTCTACAACAATCCGCACCGTTGGAGAAATCAATCAGGCTAATGCGGGGTATGGTCGCTATCAAGGCGAAATTGAAATTACTAAAGAAAGTTTACCATCAGATGCGCGTCAAAACGTTATCGGTCATTTATTACCATCTGAGATTGCTGTATTTAAAGCTTTACCAGAAGGGATAGGCATTCGATTCGAAGTAGAATAATATATAGCATCCATCCTACAATTTTAGTAGGGTGGATTTTCTTATGAATAAAAAATCAAGAGAGTGTTGTTTATATTTTAACAATAGAAAATTCAGTTGTTTTGTGATACTCTAGATAAGTATAAATTTTAAAGAAAACAAAGGGGGCCTTTGGATGATAGAGCTGATTGCAACAGTTGAATCGATCCAACAAGCAAAAGATTTGCTTGAAGCAGGCGTGGATACGATTTATTTCGGGGAGGACCAATTTGGGCTTCGTCTTCCGATGTCGTTTACACGTGAGGAACAAAAAGAATTAACAGAATTGGCGCACCAATATGGGAAGAAAGCAAGTGTTGCGGTAAACGCGATTTTCCATAATGAAGGGATTGCGCTCGTTCCGGAATACTTAACCTTTTTAAAGGAAATTGGTGCGGATAACATTGCGGTAGGAGATCCAGGAGTGGTTCAAATTATGAAGAATCCTGAGTATTCGATTCCGTACCGTTATGATGCGGCCGTACTAGTGACAAGTAGTCGTCAAGTCAACTTCTGGGGAAAACGTGGTGCCGTTGGTGCGGTGATTGCGCGTGAAATTCCTCGTGAAGAGATGAAAATCTTGGCAGCGGGTGTAGAAATTCCAATTGAGGTTCTTGTTTATGGAGCAACTTGTATCCATCATTCAAAACGTCCACTTTTAAATAACTATTTCAATTATATTGAGAAAAAAGAATCGGTTGAAAAACGCCGTGGTCTGTTTGTGTCAGAACCAGCAGATGACGATTCTCACTATTCCATCTACGAAGATATGAATGGAACGCATATTTTTGCGAACAACGACGTGTCATTAGCACCATATTTGTTAGAACTAACAGAAATGGGGATTCCGCAATGGAAGCTAGACGGAGTACTCGCTCCAGGGGAAAACTTTGTCGAAGTGGCAAAATTATTCGTGAATGCTCGTAATGAAATCGAAGCAGGAACATGGACTACTGAAAAGAGCGCCAGTCTTGAATTACAAGTTCGTGCCCTTCATCCAGAAGTTCGTGGCCTTGAGGCAGGATTTTACTTATTAAATCCAGAAGATGTGAAATAGGAGAGAGTCAAATGGGAAGAAAGATATTGAAAAAACCTGAAGTACTTGCTCCAGCGGGTACTCTTGAAAAATTAAAAACAGCTATTTTATACGGAGCAGATGCCGTTTTCCTTGGTGGGGAAGCGTACGGACTTCGTAGCCGTGCAGGGAACTTCGACTTTGCGGAAATGAAAGAAGCCGTTGATTTTGCCCATGCACATAATGCAAAAGTATATATCGCAGCAAACATGGTGACACACGAAGGAGACGAAAAAGGAGCAGGAGATTTCTTCCGTACCGTTCGTGACATCGGAATCGATGCAGCCATTATTAGTGACATGGCCTTAATGGATATCTGTGCCTCAGAAGCACCAGGATTACCTATCCATTTATCAACACAATCTTCAGCAGCTAACTATGAAACGCTCAACTTCTGGAAAGACGAAGGATTAGAACGTGTCGTATTAGCGCGTGAAGTTTCAATGGAAGAAATCAAAGAAATGCAAGAAAAAGTGGATGTCGAAATTGAAGCATTCATCCACGGTGCAATGTGTATTTCTTATTCAGGACGTTGTGTATTATCTAACCACATGGTACATCGTGATGCGAACCGTGGTGGATGTGCGCAATCTTGTCGTTGGAAATACGGTCTGTTTGATATGCCATTTGCTGGTGAAAAGAATATGGTTGGTGCGGGTGAAGAAGGAATCGAAGAGAAATTCTCTATGAGTGCCGTTGACCTAGCGATGATTCAGAACTTACCGGATTTAATTGAAGCCGGAGTGGATAGTTTGAAGATTGAAGGTCGTATGAAGTCCATTCACTATGTTTCTACGGTTTCAAATGTTTACCGTGCAGCGGTGGATTCTTACTGCGAAGATCCAGATAACTATGTATGTAAACAAGAATGGATTGACGAGTTATGGAAAGCAGCGCAACGTGAATTAGCAACTGGGTTCTATTATCAAGTTCCAACCGAACATGAACAATTATTTGGCCCACGCCGTCAAATTCCTCAATATGCGTTCGTTGGACAAGTGTTGGAATATGATCCAGAAACACAAATGGCTACCGTTCAACAACGAAACAACTTCAAAGTCGGAGACCAAATCGAGTTCTACGGACCTGGAATGCGTCATCACGAAGAAGTATTAACTCAGTTGTGGGATGAAAACGGGGAAGAAATCGAAGCGGCCCCTCATGCCATGATGATTTGTAAAATGAAAGTAACGGAACCAGTAAAACCGTTAGATATGATTCGTAAACGTCGTTAAGATGAATTTTGAATAGAAAGAAGGAATGTAAATGTCATTACCAAATTGCCCTAAATGTGGTTCAGAATACACATATGAAGATGGTGTATTATTAGTATGCCCTGAGTGTGCGTATGAGTGGGAACCAGGCTCAGAAGTTGAAGAAGGTCCTGTAGCGATCGATGCGAACGGAAATAAATTACAAGACGGAGATACTGTAACAGTCATCAAAGACTTGAAAGTAAAAGGCGCTCCGAAAGATATTAAGCAAGGAACACGCGTGAAAAATATTCGCATCGTGGAAGGCGATCATAATATCGATTGTAAGATAGATGGATTCGGCGCAATGAAACTTAAATCTGAGTTTGTTAAAAAGATTTAATGGGAGTCCCGTAGGGACTACATTCAAGCCCTTTGGATATCTTCATAATAACGACAACAGCTGTACCGGTGGGAGTCAAAGTCTCCCGCCTACCGAGCCTCAAAGATTCTCTAGAAAATAAATTTTCAAGAGAATCTAATTCGCAACGGTTACTGGTCGCTATTGTTGTTATTATAGAATCCAAAGGGCTTTTTCTGTAGCCCCTCCAGGATGCCGGAACTTTGTATCAGCTCAAATTAAGTTTCTTGCTTCTCAGTAAGAGGACCGGCTTTGGCTTTTTAGAGCTTATTAAAGAGGGGGCTTTTTTCGTCCCTCGATTCAGTGAAATTTACCAAACTTAGTGATAAGTTTTATTGCTTCTCAGTAAGAGAAGGGCTCCGGAGTGTATTGAGCCAAGGTCTCAATCCTACCGAGCCTCAAAGATTCTCTAGAAAATAAATTTTCAAGAGAATCTAATTCGCAACGGTTACTAGTCGCTATTGTTGTTATTATAGAATCCAAAGGGCTTTTTCTGTAGTCCCTCGAGAACGCCAAAACTCCATAAAGGCTCACATTAAGTTTATTGCTTCTCATGAAGAGGACCGGCTTCGGCTTTTTAGTGCTTATTAAAGAGGGGGCTTTTTTTTCGTCCCTCGACTTAGTGAGCTTCACCAAACTTAGTGATCAGTTTTATTGCTTCTCATGAAGAGCAGGATTCGGCTTTGTGGTGCTTTTAACTATAAAAGTAGGGGGCTTTTTTTCGTCCCTCGACTCAGTGAACTTTAGCAAACTTAGTAACAAGTTTGATTGCGATGGATTTTTATAATGCGACCGTGCAGGTGTTTTATGGAATCATCGTTTTACTCATTACTGCAGCAACATTAGTGTTCTTTAGAAGTGTTTCTTAGGTGAATCCATCTGAAGAATTTCATGAAATGAGTGCAAAACGTAGCAGGTGGATCAAGTGGGATATTTTGTTTAAAGTAATCGGGCTTGTTTGTTCAGCAACGATTTTTCCAATCGGATCTAGTTTGGCAGTGCTCTTTACACTCTGCGGATTAGTCATTCCTAATCAGTTCCGTAATTAAAATTTAATAAATAAGGATTGTATGCATAGGAATCGTTTTCTTATGCATATTTTTATGGCTTATTTTAGACCAGCGTTCTTGAAATTTGATTTCTACTGTGTTACATTCAAACTAAGGAGTCGAAAACGCTTTTGTGTAGGCGTTTCTGTGCTTTTTTTCACATATTTCAAATAGGAGAAGTGGCAGTTTTGGAACAGTATCATACAGGTACCATTCGATTGATGGGAACCGTCATCGAATTGAAAATTGCGCATCCAGAAGGCGAGCGTTTAGTGGCTGAAGTTTTCGAGCAATTGAAACGATATGAACATCGTTTTAGCGCGAATGACCCCACTTCAGAACTGATGGCTGTAAACTTGGCAGCTGGGAAACATGCAGTCGCTGTTCATCCAGAGATTTTTCATTTGGTGAAATTGGGGCTGGAGAATAGTCTAGCTGCAGGAAGTCGGATGAATATCTTGATTGGCCCGGTTGTTCAAACATGGCGCGTGGGCTTTAGTGATGCACGAGTACCAACGGATGAGGAAATTAAGGCCAAACTGCAACTGACCGATGCAACGAAAGTCGAATTGGATGAAGCCAGTCAGACGATTTTTCTGTTGGAAGAAGGAATGCGAATCGACCTTGGCTGTATTGCCAAAGGGTACATTGCTGACTTAGTGATGCAACAGCTGAAAGAGCTTGGAGTGACCTCTGCGCTTATTAACCTTGGTGGGAATGTTCTCACGCTAGGCC
This Granulicatella adiacens ATCC 49175 DNA region includes the following protein-coding sequences:
- a CDS encoding PTS transporter subunit EIIC, which translates into the protein MDAKKVASEILSKVGQKENVVSNATCMTRLRLTVADTSKVDVAGLKDVDSVLGVVEREQGVQIVLGPGKVTEVGREFSALTGIDLGSVDEINAADLAKENKKENKAAHRGPIQRFLEHIANIFVPLLPGIIAAGLINGISNVINVTTQNAYNFEWWYQAIRTMGWGLFTFLPLYVGYNAAREFKGTPILGAIAGSMSLGVSTMPLLLKTDAGQVLMPFTGKAFNPGAGGLLAALMMGILVAYLERAIDKFMPQMLKTFLTPLCTLIIGAFLSVLVIQPAGAAMTQGIYTVLNFVYEQLGVVGGYILSAGFLPIVSVGLHQALTPIHVLLNDPNGPSAGINYLLPILMMAGGGQVGAGLALYLKTKNKKLKQLTRDSLPVGILGIGEPMMYAVTLPLGKPFLTACLGSGVGGVLAVLFHLGTVSQGVSGLFGALIMVPGTQLQFLIAMIGAYIGGFVITWFFGVDEDRINEVYGNK
- a CDS encoding MupG family TIM beta-alpha barrel fold protein translates to METSKRNISFGRSIYINLGEQVVTQVLEEMKAARQTVAFTSFQLPEHPLEIADMTRLVELARSYEVDLIPDIAHKDLTKENIEALKNAGLSYLRLDEFGDEAFIERCGKAFTLVVNASTFTNREYQLLERLGFAKQIIACHNYYPKVYSGISLEKFTAINQKLRALGVKVLAFIPGDEPLRGPLHEGLPTVETHRTLDTRLAICELIRAHTDMILVGDTFIHESTQKVMKEFQEGFVSLKAQVPVELTGKVLRDRIDASDFVYRVLGTRGWTLLGGEVSTTIRTVGEINQANAGYGRYQGEIEITKESLPSDARQNVIGHLLPSEIAVFKALPEGIGIRFEVE
- a CDS encoding peptidase U32 family protein, whose product is MIELIATVESIQQAKDLLEAGVDTIYFGEDQFGLRLPMSFTREEQKELTELAHQYGKKASVAVNAIFHNEGIALVPEYLTFLKEIGADNIAVGDPGVVQIMKNPEYSIPYRYDAAVLVTSSRQVNFWGKRGAVGAVIAREIPREEMKILAAGVEIPIEVLVYGATCIHHSKRPLLNNYFNYIEKKESVEKRRGLFVSEPADDDSHYSIYEDMNGTHIFANNDVSLAPYLLELTEMGIPQWKLDGVLAPGENFVEVAKLFVNARNEIEAGTWTTEKSASLELQVRALHPEVRGLEAGFYLLNPEDVK
- a CDS encoding peptidase U32 family protein, which encodes MGRKILKKPEVLAPAGTLEKLKTAILYGADAVFLGGEAYGLRSRAGNFDFAEMKEAVDFAHAHNAKVYIAANMVTHEGDEKGAGDFFRTVRDIGIDAAIISDMALMDICASEAPGLPIHLSTQSSAANYETLNFWKDEGLERVVLAREVSMEEIKEMQEKVDVEIEAFIHGAMCISYSGRCVLSNHMVHRDANRGGCAQSCRWKYGLFDMPFAGEKNMVGAGEEGIEEKFSMSAVDLAMIQNLPDLIEAGVDSLKIEGRMKSIHYVSTVSNVYRAAVDSYCEDPDNYVCKQEWIDELWKAAQRELATGFYYQVPTEHEQLFGPRRQIPQYAFVGQVLEYDPETQMATVQQRNNFKVGDQIEFYGPGMRHHEEVLTQLWDENGEEIEAAPHAMMICKMKVTEPVKPLDMIRKRR
- a CDS encoding zinc ribbon domain-containing protein YjdM → MSLPNCPKCGSEYTYEDGVLLVCPECAYEWEPGSEVEEGPVAIDANGNKLQDGDTVTVIKDLKVKGAPKDIKQGTRVKNIRIVEGDHNIDCKIDGFGAMKLKSEFVKKI
- a CDS encoding FAD:protein FMN transferase codes for the protein MGTVIELKIAHPEGERLVAEVFEQLKRYEHRFSANDPTSELMAVNLAAGKHAVAVHPEIFHLVKLGLENSLAAGSRMNILIGPVVQTWRVGFSDARVPTDEEIKAKLQLTDATKVELDEASQTIFLLEEGMRIDLGCIAKGYIADLVMQQLKELGVTSALINLGGNVLTLGPAIHHEDGNWWIGIQNPKLLRGENVALLPIQEESIVTSGVYERVLEVDGKKYHHILDPNTGYPAETDVASLTIVSKQSVDCEIWTTRLFGKKAHEILFEVEQNPNIEAVLILDDDRIFYTSGLASKIQLLERKYSNG